A window of the Gasterosteus aculeatus chromosome 21, fGasAcu3.hap1.1, whole genome shotgun sequence genome harbors these coding sequences:
- the unm_hu7910 gene encoding uncharacterized protein unm_hu7910 isoform X9: MQRYRHYGTSFPPEPSPAPVEEISAEEEVYTEEEVYTEEEVYGEEAEPLIQEEAEPVVQQTGVKEEEASQTKEEVQPIVQETEGKTAVESKNGKSSERGGGEGGGGTGTKYSMFTWFVVLALLGVWSSVAVVYFEVVDYDSVMGKLTAYDTDGDGDFDVEDAKVLLDEKKLRASAHRLRKEDETLEESHQEIKLPEVEEASAGENSTREPPVRGARLRSALREELRVIHQKMEAKRIARIVLAEIKAFLAEEEEEKEKDWALKMRMLEAAQEQLREESRRRKEWIEEDKAQEERMEKEMVEKDRMEEDKAQEERMEEEKEKITKERDEKERLEKERVARETERLEKERVARETERLEKERVARETERLEKERVAKERERLEKERVAKERERLEKERVATERERLEKERVARETERLEKERVAKERERLEKERVARETERLEKERVAKERERLEKERVARETERLEKERVARETERLEKERVAKERERLEKERVARERERLEKERVARETERLEKERVAKERERLEKERVARETERLEKERVARETERLEKERVARERERLEKERVARETERLEKERVAKERERLEKERVAKERERLEKERVAKERERLEKERVAKERERLEKERVAKERERLEKERVAKERERLEKERVAKERERLEKERVAKERERLEKERVARETERLEKERVAKERERLEKERVAKERERLEKERVAKERERLEKERVAKERERLEKERVAKERERLEKERVARETERLEKERVARETERLEKERVAKERERLEKERVARERERLEKERVAKERERLEKERVARERERLEKERVAKERERLENERVAKERERLEKERVARETERLEKERVARERERLEKERVAKERERLEKERVAKERERLEKERVARARLEKQRVESEHIAKERSRVAQEKQRAEKDRFERERVSREQKESEAAREKDGVPQGRTERPRLAREKAARDKMEAERPAKVEPRKRELLEGKSNSSQTTASAIRREKMAVGGKKN; this comes from the exons ATGCAGCGCTACCGCCACTATGGCACCTCCTTCCCCCCCGAACCCTCCCCAGCTCCCGTAGAGGAGATCAGTGCCGAGGAGGAGGTGTACACTGAGGAGGAGGTTTACACTGAGGAGGAGGTGTatggggaggaggcggagccgctgatacaggaggaggcggagcctgtgGTCCAACAGACAG GtgtaaaagaggaggaggcctcGCAGAcgaaggaggaggtgcagcccATCGTCCAGGAGACGG AGGGGAAGACGGCGGTGGAGAGCAAGAATGGAAAGAGTtcagagcgaggaggaggagaaggaggaggaggaaccggaACCAAGTACTCCATGTTCACCTGGTTCGTGGTCCTGGCTCTGCTGGGGGTCTGGAGCTCCGTGGCCGTGGTCTACTTCGAGGTGGTGGACTACGACAGCGTCATGG gcAAGCTGACGGCCTATGACACCGATGGAGACGGAGACTTCGACGTTGAAGACGCCAAAGTTCTGCTCG ATGAGAAGAAGTTAAGAGCTTCTGCTCACCGGCTGAGAAAAG AAGACGAGACGTTAGAAGAATCCCATCAGGAGATTAAACTCCCAGAAG TGGAGGAGGCTTCTGCTGGAGAGAACTCCACCAGAG AGCCGCCGGTCAGAGGAGCCCGGCTGCGCTCCGCCCTGAGGGAGGAGCTCAGGGTCATCCACCAAAAGATGGAGGCCAAGAGGATCGCTCGCATCGTCCTGGCCGAGATCAAGGCCTTCCtcgccgaggaagaggaggagaaggagaaagactgGGCGCTGAAGATGAGGATGCTGGAGGCCGCGCAGGAGCAGCttagggaggagagcaggaggagaaaggaatGGATCGAGGAGGACAAGGCccaagaggagaggatggagaaggagatggtTGAGAAGGACAGAATGGAGGAGGACAAGGCccaagaggagaggatggaggaggagaaagagaagatcactaaagagagagatgaaaaagaaagacttgagaaggaacgagtcgctaGAGAAACCGAGagactagagaaggaacgagtcgctaGAGAAACCGAGagactagagaaggaacgagtcgctaGAGAAACCGAGagactagagaaggaacgagtcgctaaggaaagagagcgactagagaaggaacgagtcgctaaggaaagagagcgactagagaaggaacgagtcgctaCGGAAAGAGAGCgactagagaaggaacgagtcgctaGAGAAACCGAGagactagagaaggaacgagtcgctaaggaaagagagagactagagaaggaacgagtcgctaGAGAAACCGAGagactagagaaggaacgagtcgctaaggaaagagaaagactagagaaggaacgagtcgctaGAGAAACCGAGagactagagaaggaacgagtcgctaGAGAAACCGAGagactagagaaggaacgagtcgctaaggaaagagagcgactagagaaggaacgagtcgctagagaaagagagagactagagaaggaacgagtcgctaGAGAAACCGAGagactagagaaggaacgagtcgctaaggaaagagagagactagagaaggaacgagtcgctaGAGAAACCGAGagactagagaaggaacgagtcgctaGAGAAACCGAGagactagagaaggaacgagtcgctagagaaagagagagactagagaaggaacgagtcgctaGAGAAACCGAGagactagagaaggaacgagtcgctaaggaaagagagcgactagagaaggaacgagtcgctaaggaaagagagcgactagagaaggaacgagtcgctaaggaaagagagcgactagagaaggaacgagtcgctaaggaaagagagagactagagaaggaacgagtcgctaaggaaagagagcgactagagaaggaacgagtcgctaaggaaagagagcgactagagaaggaacgagtcgctaaggaaagagagcgactagagaaggaacgagtcgctaaggaaagagagcgactagagaaggaacgagtcgctaGAGAAACCGAGagactagagaaggaacgagtcgctaaggaaagagagcgactagagaaggaacgagtcgctaaggaaagagagcgactagagaaggaacgagtcgctaaggaaagagagcgactagagaaggaacgagtcgctaaggaaagagagcgactagagaaggaacgagtcgctaaggaaagagagcgactagagaaggaacgagtcgctaGAGAAACCGAGagactagagaaggaacgagtcgctaGAGAAACCGAGagactagagaaggaacgagtcgctaaggaaagagagcgactagagaaggaacgagtcgctagagaaagagagagactagagaaggaacgagtcgctaaggaaagagagcgactagagaaggaacgagtcgctagagaaagagagagactagagaaggaacgagtcgctaaGGAAAGAGAGCGACTAGAGAATGAACGAGTCGCTAAGGAAAGAGAAagactagagaaggaacgagtcgctaGAGAAACCGAGagactagagaaggaacgagtcgctagagaaagagagagactagagaaggaacgagtcgctaaggaaagagaaagactagagaaggaacgagtcgctaaggaaagagagcgactagagaaggaacgagtcgctaGAGCGAGACTAGAGAAGCAGAGGGTGGAGAGCGAGCATATCGCTAAGGAAAGGTCCCGAGTCGCTCAGGAGAAGCAGAGGGCGGAGAAGGACAGATTTGAGAGGGAACGAGTTTCCCgggagcagaaggagagcgAGGCGGCCCGGGAGAAGGACGGAGTCCCGcaggggaggacggagaggcCGCGGCTCGCCAGAGAGAAGGCTGCCCGGGACAAGATGGAGGCGGAGAGGCCGGCGAAGGTAGAACCGAGGAAACGGGAGCTCCTGGAGGGGAAGTCCAACTCGTCCCAGACGACCGCGTCGGCGATCCGGAGGGAGAAGATGGCCGTCGGTGGGAAGAAGAATTGA
- the unm_hu7910 gene encoding uncharacterized protein unm_hu7910 isoform X11, which yields MQRYRHYGTSFPPEPSPAPVEEISAEEEVYTEEEVYTEEEVYGEEAEPLIQEEAEPVVQQTEGKTAVESKNGKSSERGGGEGGGGTGTKYSMFTWFVVLALLGVWSSVAVVYFEVVDYDSVMGKLTAYDTDGDGDFDVEDAKVLLDEKKLRASAHRLRKEDETLEESHQEIKLPEVEEASAGENSTREPPVRGARLRSALREELRVIHQKMEAKRIARIVLAEIKAFLAEEEEEKEKDWALKMRMLEAAQEQLREESRRRKEWIEEDKAQEERMEKEMVEKDRMEEDKAQEERMEEEKEKITKERDEKERLEKERVARETERLEKERVARETERLEKERVARETERLEKERVAKERERLEKERVAKERERLEKERVATERERLEKERVARETERLEKERVAKERERLEKERVARETERLEKERVAKERERLEKERVARETERLEKERVARETERLEKERVAKERERLEKERVARERERLEKERVARETERLEKERVAKERERLEKERVARETERLEKERVARETERLEKERVARERERLEKERVARETERLEKERVAKERERLEKERVAKERERLEKERVAKERERLEKERVAKERERLEKERVAKERERLEKERVAKERERLEKERVAKERERLEKERVAKERERLEKERVARETERLEKERVAKERERLEKERVAKERERLEKERVAKERERLEKERVAKERERLEKERVAKERERLEKERVARETERLEKERVARETERLEKERVAKERERLEKERVARERERLEKERVAKERERLEKERVARERERLEKERVAKERERLENERVAKERERLEKERVARETERLEKERVARERERLEKERVAKERERLEKERVAKERERLEKERVARARLEKQRVESEHIAKERSRVAQEKQRAEKDRFERERVSREQKESEAAREKDGVPQGRTERPRLAREKAARDKMEAERPAKVEPRKRELLEGKSNSSQTTASAIRREKMAVGGKKN from the exons ATGCAGCGCTACCGCCACTATGGCACCTCCTTCCCCCCCGAACCCTCCCCAGCTCCCGTAGAGGAGATCAGTGCCGAGGAGGAGGTGTACACTGAGGAGGAGGTTTACACTGAGGAGGAGGTGTatggggaggaggcggagccgctgatacaggaggaggcggagcctgtgGTCCAACAGACAG AGGGGAAGACGGCGGTGGAGAGCAAGAATGGAAAGAGTtcagagcgaggaggaggagaaggaggaggaggaaccggaACCAAGTACTCCATGTTCACCTGGTTCGTGGTCCTGGCTCTGCTGGGGGTCTGGAGCTCCGTGGCCGTGGTCTACTTCGAGGTGGTGGACTACGACAGCGTCATGG gcAAGCTGACGGCCTATGACACCGATGGAGACGGAGACTTCGACGTTGAAGACGCCAAAGTTCTGCTCG ATGAGAAGAAGTTAAGAGCTTCTGCTCACCGGCTGAGAAAAG AAGACGAGACGTTAGAAGAATCCCATCAGGAGATTAAACTCCCAGAAG TGGAGGAGGCTTCTGCTGGAGAGAACTCCACCAGAG AGCCGCCGGTCAGAGGAGCCCGGCTGCGCTCCGCCCTGAGGGAGGAGCTCAGGGTCATCCACCAAAAGATGGAGGCCAAGAGGATCGCTCGCATCGTCCTGGCCGAGATCAAGGCCTTCCtcgccgaggaagaggaggagaaggagaaagactgGGCGCTGAAGATGAGGATGCTGGAGGCCGCGCAGGAGCAGCttagggaggagagcaggaggagaaaggaatGGATCGAGGAGGACAAGGCccaagaggagaggatggagaaggagatggtTGAGAAGGACAGAATGGAGGAGGACAAGGCccaagaggagaggatggaggaggagaaagagaagatcactaaagagagagatgaaaaagaaagacttgagaaggaacgagtcgctaGAGAAACCGAGagactagagaaggaacgagtcgctaGAGAAACCGAGagactagagaaggaacgagtcgctaGAGAAACCGAGagactagagaaggaacgagtcgctaaggaaagagagcgactagagaaggaacgagtcgctaaggaaagagagcgactagagaaggaacgagtcgctaCGGAAAGAGAGCgactagagaaggaacgagtcgctaGAGAAACCGAGagactagagaaggaacgagtcgctaaggaaagagagagactagagaaggaacgagtcgctaGAGAAACCGAGagactagagaaggaacgagtcgctaaggaaagagaaagactagagaaggaacgagtcgctaGAGAAACCGAGagactagagaaggaacgagtcgctaGAGAAACCGAGagactagagaaggaacgagtcgctaaggaaagagagcgactagagaaggaacgagtcgctagagaaagagagagactagagaaggaacgagtcgctaGAGAAACCGAGagactagagaaggaacgagtcgctaaggaaagagagagactagagaaggaacgagtcgctaGAGAAACCGAGagactagagaaggaacgagtcgctaGAGAAACCGAGagactagagaaggaacgagtcgctagagaaagagagagactagagaaggaacgagtcgctaGAGAAACCGAGagactagagaaggaacgagtcgctaaggaaagagagcgactagagaaggaacgagtcgctaaggaaagagagcgactagagaaggaacgagtcgctaaggaaagagagcgactagagaaggaacgagtcgctaaggaaagagagagactagagaaggaacgagtcgctaaggaaagagagcgactagagaaggaacgagtcgctaaggaaagagagcgactagagaaggaacgagtcgctaaggaaagagagcgactagagaaggaacgagtcgctaaggaaagagagcgactagagaaggaacgagtcgctaGAGAAACCGAGagactagagaaggaacgagtcgctaaggaaagagagcgactagagaaggaacgagtcgctaaggaaagagagcgactagagaaggaacgagtcgctaaggaaagagagcgactagagaaggaacgagtcgctaaggaaagagagcgactagagaaggaacgagtcgctaaggaaagagagcgactagagaaggaacgagtcgctaGAGAAACCGAGagactagagaaggaacgagtcgctaGAGAAACCGAGagactagagaaggaacgagtcgctaaggaaagagagcgactagagaaggaacgagtcgctagagaaagagagagactagagaaggaacgagtcgctaaggaaagagagcgactagagaaggaacgagtcgctagagaaagagagagactagagaaggaacgagtcgctaaGGAAAGAGAGCGACTAGAGAATGAACGAGTCGCTAAGGAAAGAGAAagactagagaaggaacgagtcgctaGAGAAACCGAGagactagagaaggaacgagtcgctagagaaagagagagactagagaaggaacgagtcgctaaggaaagagaaagactagagaaggaacgagtcgctaaggaaagagagcgactagagaaggaacgagtcgctaGAGCGAGACTAGAGAAGCAGAGGGTGGAGAGCGAGCATATCGCTAAGGAAAGGTCCCGAGTCGCTCAGGAGAAGCAGAGGGCGGAGAAGGACAGATTTGAGAGGGAACGAGTTTCCCgggagcagaaggagagcgAGGCGGCCCGGGAGAAGGACGGAGTCCCGcaggggaggacggagaggcCGCGGCTCGCCAGAGAGAAGGCTGCCCGGGACAAGATGGAGGCGGAGAGGCCGGCGAAGGTAGAACCGAGGAAACGGGAGCTCCTGGAGGGGAAGTCCAACTCGTCCCAGACGACCGCGTCGGCGATCCGGAGGGAGAAGATGGCCGTCGGTGGGAAGAAGAATTGA
- the unm_hu7910 gene encoding uncharacterized protein unm_hu7910 isoform X1, with amino-acid sequence MQRYRHYGTSFPPEPSPAPVEEISAEEEVYTEEEVYTEEEVYGEEAEPLIQEEAEPVVQQTGVKEEEASQTKEEVQPIVQETGRKGRDLFPPEAPQHTFEGFSCCSTVNKSLHAIKDLVHTEASCEVKEGKTAVESKNGKSSERGGGEGGGGTGTKYSMFTWFVVLALLGVWSSVAVVYFEVVDYDSVMARAKQFRMNFSEVLQGKLTAYDTDGDGDFDVEDAKVLLDEKKLRASAHRLRKEDETLEESHQEIKLPEVEEASAGENSTREPPVRGARLRSALREELRVIHQKMEAKRIARIVLAEIKAFLAEEEEEKEKDWALKMRMLEAAQEQLREESRRRKEWIEEDKAQEERMEKEMVEKDRMEEDKAQEERMEEEKEKITKERDEKERLEKERVARETERLEKERVARETERLEKERVARETERLEKERVAKERERLEKERVAKERERLEKERVATERERLEKERVARETERLEKERVAKERERLEKERVARETERLEKERVAKERERLEKERVARETERLEKERVARETERLEKERVAKERERLEKERVARERERLEKERVARETERLEKERVAKERERLEKERVARETERLEKERVARETERLEKERVARERERLEKERVARETERLEKERVAKERERLEKERVAKERERLEKERVAKERERLEKERVAKERERLEKERVAKERERLEKERVAKERERLEKERVAKERERLEKERVAKERERLEKERVARETERLEKERVAKERERLEKERVAKERERLEKERVAKERERLEKERVAKERERLEKERVAKERERLEKERVARETERLEKERVARETERLEKERVAKERERLEKERVARERERLEKERVAKERERLEKERVARERERLEKERVAKERERLENERVAKERERLEKERVARETERLEKERVARERERLEKERVAKERERLEKERVAKERERLEKERVARARLEKQRVESEHIAKERSRVAQEKQRAEKDRFERERVSREQKESEAAREKDGVPQGRTERPRLAREKAARDKMEAERPAKVEPRKRELLEGKSNSSQTTASAIRREKMAVGGKKN; translated from the exons ATGCAGCGCTACCGCCACTATGGCACCTCCTTCCCCCCCGAACCCTCCCCAGCTCCCGTAGAGGAGATCAGTGCCGAGGAGGAGGTGTACACTGAGGAGGAGGTTTACACTGAGGAGGAGGTGTatggggaggaggcggagccgctgatacaggaggaggcggagcctgtgGTCCAACAGACAG GtgtaaaagaggaggaggcctcGCAGAcgaaggaggaggtgcagcccATCGTCCAGGAGACGGGTAGGAAAG GACGAGACCTTTTCCCTCCAGAAGCTCCTCAACACACTTTTGAAGGGTTCTCCTGCTGCTCTACTGTCAACAAATCTCTTCATGCGATAAAAGACCTCGTCCACACTGAAGCATCgtgtgaggtcaaag AGGGGAAGACGGCGGTGGAGAGCAAGAATGGAAAGAGTtcagagcgaggaggaggagaaggaggaggaggaaccggaACCAAGTACTCCATGTTCACCTGGTTCGTGGTCCTGGCTCTGCTGGGGGTCTGGAGCTCCGTGGCCGTGGTCTACTTCGAGGTGGTGGACTACGACAGCGTCATGG CCAGAGCGAAGCAGTTTCGTATGAACTTTTCAGAAGTTCTGCAAG gcAAGCTGACGGCCTATGACACCGATGGAGACGGAGACTTCGACGTTGAAGACGCCAAAGTTCTGCTCG ATGAGAAGAAGTTAAGAGCTTCTGCTCACCGGCTGAGAAAAG AAGACGAGACGTTAGAAGAATCCCATCAGGAGATTAAACTCCCAGAAG TGGAGGAGGCTTCTGCTGGAGAGAACTCCACCAGAG AGCCGCCGGTCAGAGGAGCCCGGCTGCGCTCCGCCCTGAGGGAGGAGCTCAGGGTCATCCACCAAAAGATGGAGGCCAAGAGGATCGCTCGCATCGTCCTGGCCGAGATCAAGGCCTTCCtcgccgaggaagaggaggagaaggagaaagactgGGCGCTGAAGATGAGGATGCTGGAGGCCGCGCAGGAGCAGCttagggaggagagcaggaggagaaaggaatGGATCGAGGAGGACAAGGCccaagaggagaggatggagaaggagatggtTGAGAAGGACAGAATGGAGGAGGACAAGGCccaagaggagaggatggaggaggagaaagagaagatcactaaagagagagatgaaaaagaaagacttgagaaggaacgagtcgctaGAGAAACCGAGagactagagaaggaacgagtcgctaGAGAAACCGAGagactagagaaggaacgagtcgctaGAGAAACCGAGagactagagaaggaacgagtcgctaaggaaagagagcgactagagaaggaacgagtcgctaaggaaagagagcgactagagaaggaacgagtcgctaCGGAAAGAGAGCgactagagaaggaacgagtcgctaGAGAAACCGAGagactagagaaggaacgagtcgctaaggaaagagagagactagagaaggaacgagtcgctaGAGAAACCGAGagactagagaaggaacgagtcgctaaggaaagagaaagactagagaaggaacgagtcgctaGAGAAACCGAGagactagagaaggaacgagtcgctaGAGAAACCGAGagactagagaaggaacgagtcgctaaggaaagagagcgactagagaaggaacgagtcgctagagaaagagagagactagagaaggaacgagtcgctaGAGAAACCGAGagactagagaaggaacgagtcgctaaggaaagagagagactagagaaggaacgagtcgctaGAGAAACCGAGagactagagaaggaacgagtcgctaGAGAAACCGAGagactagagaaggaacgagtcgctagagaaagagagagactagagaaggaacgagtcgctaGAGAAACCGAGagactagagaaggaacgagtcgctaaggaaagagagcgactagagaaggaacgagtcgctaaggaaagagagcgactagagaaggaacgagtcgctaaggaaagagagcgactagagaaggaacgagtcgctaaggaaagagagagactagagaaggaacgagtcgctaaggaaagagagcgactagagaaggaacgagtcgctaaggaaagagagcgactagagaaggaacgagtcgctaaggaaagagagcgactagagaaggaacgagtcgctaaggaaagagagcgactagagaaggaacgagtcgctaGAGAAACCGAGagactagagaaggaacgagtcgctaaggaaagagagcgactagagaaggaacgagtcgctaaggaaagagagcgactagagaaggaacgagtcgctaaggaaagagagcgactagagaaggaacgagtcgctaaggaaagagagcgactagagaaggaacgagtcgctaaggaaagagagcgactagagaaggaacgagtcgctaGAGAAACCGAGagactagagaaggaacgagtcgctaGAGAAACCGAGagactagagaaggaacgagtcgctaaggaaagagagcgactagagaaggaacgagtcgctagagaaagagagagactagagaaggaacgagtcgctaaggaaagagagcgactagagaaggaacgagtcgctagagaaagagagagactagagaaggaacgagtcgctaaGGAAAGAGAGCGACTAGAGAATGAACGAGTCGCTAAGGAAAGAGAAagactagagaaggaacgagtcgctaGAGAAACCGAGagactagagaaggaacgagtcgctagagaaagagagagactagagaaggaacgagtcgctaaggaaagagaaagactagagaaggaacgagtcgctaaggaaagagagcgactagagaaggaacgagtcgctaGAGCGAGACTAGAGAAGCAGAGGGTGGAGAGCGAGCATATCGCTAAGGAAAGGTCCCGAGTCGCTCAGGAGAAGCAGAGGGCGGAGAAGGACAGATTTGAGAGGGAACGAGTTTCCCgggagcagaaggagagcgAGGCGGCCCGGGAGAAGGACGGAGTCCCGcaggggaggacggagaggcCGCGGCTCGCCAGAGAGAAGGCTGCCCGGGACAAGATGGAGGCGGAGAGGCCGGCGAAGGTAGAACCGAGGAAACGGGAGCTCCTGGAGGGGAAGTCCAACTCGTCCCAGACGACCGCGTCGGCGATCCGGAGGGAGAAGATGGCCGTCGGTGGGAAGAAGAATTGA